One genomic segment of Sminthopsis crassicaudata isolate SCR6 chromosome 4, ASM4859323v1, whole genome shotgun sequence includes these proteins:
- the ECM1 gene encoding extracellular matrix protein 1 isoform X15: protein MPSPCPGMGSPRTAALVFVIWALGALASQGGPKPSQQREVIPQLSIFSQEEVDYLFEDFPVQQAQSPQRILLETEIDSSQHEEHPNGQGREMEHPSPESSSYNQPRHCPQDPRFGGWGHRLDGFPPGRPNPDNINQICLPDRKHVVYGPWNLPQTGHSHLSRQGNALNFLETGYTRCCHLKTDRLDCAMSVWADALFRFCESEFSVKTRAYSCCWLRGEARLSCFQENAPLPDYKLLQGPCPSHPPRPSSSLELSFPPGVPTPGNIRNICRFRRYRSIPRGLQMLEDLMPQLRAVAQLEGKFKRCCHQGDNHTCARQAWEDVLDHYCDEELAIKTHHHVCCHRSPISARDDCFARHAPYPNYDRDILTVDLSRITPDTMSQLCGHRKVLTKHKQIPGLIRNMTARCCELPPADQGACAEEEKSAFIEDLCGSRRDSWRDSDYCCEEKPGDEQTNCFNTHYLRNVALVAGVAQKPKDQPEAGTTELPPASPTPEHKGE, encoded by the exons GACCCAAGCCTTCCCAACAGAGAGAGGTGATTCCACAGCTTTCCATTTTTAGCCAAGAAGAAG TGGATTACCTGTTTGAAGACTTTCCTGTGCAGCAGGCACAAAGCCCTCAGAGAATCCTTTTGGAGACCGAAA tcGATTCCTCTCAGCATGAAGAGCATCCCAATGGGCAGGGGAGAG AAATGGAACATCCTAGCCCAGAGTCCTCATCTTACAATCAGCCTCGTCACTGCCCTCAAGACCCCCGTTTCGGGGGCTGGGGTCACCGACTGGATGGCTTCCCCCCTGGGCGCCCTAACCCAGACAACATCAACCAGATCTGCCTCCCTGACCGCAAGCATGTGGTATATGGCCCTTGGAACCTGCCTCAGACCGGTCACTCCCACCTCAGCCGCCAGGGGAACGCCCTCAACTTTCTGGAGACGGGGTACACCCGTTGCTGCCACCTCAAAACGGACCGACTGGATTGTGCGATGTCTGTG TGGGCAGACGCCCTGTTTCGGTTCTGTGAGTCTGAGTTCTCAGTCAAGACCAGAGCCTACTCATGCTGCTGGCTTCGGGGAGAGGCCCGCCTCTCCTGCTTCCAAGAGAATGCCCCCCTGCCAGACTACAAGCTTCTCCAAGGGCCCTGCCCCAGTCACCCCCCCAGGCCTTCCTCCAGTCTGGAGTTGTCCTTCCCCCCGGGAGTCCCCACTCCGGGCAACATTAGGAACATCTGCCGTTTCCGTCGCTACCGATCTATTCCCCGAGGGCTTCAAATGCTGGAAGACCTTATGCCTCAGCTCCGGGCAGTGGCGCAGCTGGAGGGCAAATTCAAGCGCTGCTGCCACCAAGGAGACAACCACACCTGTGCCCGGCAGGCA TGGGAGGATGTTCTGGACCATTACTGTGATGAGGAACTGGCAATTAAGACCCACCATCACGTTTGTTGCCACCGCTCTCCCATCTCTGCCCGTGATGATTGCTTTGCTCGCCATGCTCCCTACCCCAACTACGACCGGGACATCTTGACCGTTGACCTCAGCCGGATTACTCCTGACACCATGAGCCAGCTCTGTGGACACCGAAAGGTCCTCACCAAGCA TAAGCAGATTCCTGGGCTCATCCGGAACATGACAGCCAGGTGCTGTGAACTGCCACCAGCGGACCAAGGGGCCTGTGCAGAGGAGGAG AAATCGGCCTTCATCGAAGACCTTTGTGGCTCCCGACGAGACTCGTGGAGGGATTCTGATTACTGTTGTGAGGAGAAGCCTGGAGATGAACAAACCAATTGCTTCAATACCCACTATCTAAGGAATGTGGCTTTGGTGGCCGGGGTGGCCCAGAAACCCAAGGACCAGCCAGAGGCTGGGACAACTGAACTACCTCCTGCCAGCCCCACCCCAGAGCACAAAGGAGAATGA
- the ECM1 gene encoding extracellular matrix protein 1 isoform X13 translates to MPSPCPGMGSPRTAALVFVIWALGALASQGGPKPSQQREVIPQLSIFSQEEVDYLFEDFPVQQAQSPQRILLETEIESPFHPPKDDGFSQQEQKEIDSSQHEEHPNGQGREMEHPSPESSSYNQPRHCPQDPRFGGWGHRLDGFPPGRPNPDNINQICLPDRKHVVYGPWNLPQTGHSHLSRQGNALNFLETGYTRCCHLKTDRLDCAMSVWADALFRFCESEFSVKTRAYSCCWLRGEARLSCFQENAPLPDYKLLQGPCPSHPPRPSSSLELSFPPGVPTPGNIRNICRFRRYRSIPRGLQMLEDLMPQLRAVAQLEGKFKRCCHQGDNHTCARQAWEDVLDHYCDEELAIKTHHHVCCHRSPISARDDCFARHAPYPNYDRDILTVDLSRITPDTMSQLCGHRKVLTKHKQIPGLIRNMTARCCELPPADQGACAEEEKSAFIEDLCGSRRDSWRDSDYCCEEKPGDEQTNCFNTHYLRNVALVAGVAQKPKDQPEAGTTELPPASPTPEHKGE, encoded by the exons GACCCAAGCCTTCCCAACAGAGAGAGGTGATTCCACAGCTTTCCATTTTTAGCCAAGAAGAAG TGGATTACCTGTTTGAAGACTTTCCTGTGCAGCAGGCACAAAGCCCTCAGAGAATCCTTTTGGAGACCGAAA TAGAGTCTCCTTTCCACCCCCCAAAGGATGATGGGTTTTCCCAACAAGAGCAGAAAGAAA tcGATTCCTCTCAGCATGAAGAGCATCCCAATGGGCAGGGGAGAG AAATGGAACATCCTAGCCCAGAGTCCTCATCTTACAATCAGCCTCGTCACTGCCCTCAAGACCCCCGTTTCGGGGGCTGGGGTCACCGACTGGATGGCTTCCCCCCTGGGCGCCCTAACCCAGACAACATCAACCAGATCTGCCTCCCTGACCGCAAGCATGTGGTATATGGCCCTTGGAACCTGCCTCAGACCGGTCACTCCCACCTCAGCCGCCAGGGGAACGCCCTCAACTTTCTGGAGACGGGGTACACCCGTTGCTGCCACCTCAAAACGGACCGACTGGATTGTGCGATGTCTGTG TGGGCAGACGCCCTGTTTCGGTTCTGTGAGTCTGAGTTCTCAGTCAAGACCAGAGCCTACTCATGCTGCTGGCTTCGGGGAGAGGCCCGCCTCTCCTGCTTCCAAGAGAATGCCCCCCTGCCAGACTACAAGCTTCTCCAAGGGCCCTGCCCCAGTCACCCCCCCAGGCCTTCCTCCAGTCTGGAGTTGTCCTTCCCCCCGGGAGTCCCCACTCCGGGCAACATTAGGAACATCTGCCGTTTCCGTCGCTACCGATCTATTCCCCGAGGGCTTCAAATGCTGGAAGACCTTATGCCTCAGCTCCGGGCAGTGGCGCAGCTGGAGGGCAAATTCAAGCGCTGCTGCCACCAAGGAGACAACCACACCTGTGCCCGGCAGGCA TGGGAGGATGTTCTGGACCATTACTGTGATGAGGAACTGGCAATTAAGACCCACCATCACGTTTGTTGCCACCGCTCTCCCATCTCTGCCCGTGATGATTGCTTTGCTCGCCATGCTCCCTACCCCAACTACGACCGGGACATCTTGACCGTTGACCTCAGCCGGATTACTCCTGACACCATGAGCCAGCTCTGTGGACACCGAAAGGTCCTCACCAAGCA TAAGCAGATTCCTGGGCTCATCCGGAACATGACAGCCAGGTGCTGTGAACTGCCACCAGCGGACCAAGGGGCCTGTGCAGAGGAGGAG AAATCGGCCTTCATCGAAGACCTTTGTGGCTCCCGACGAGACTCGTGGAGGGATTCTGATTACTGTTGTGAGGAGAAGCCTGGAGATGAACAAACCAATTGCTTCAATACCCACTATCTAAGGAATGTGGCTTTGGTGGCCGGGGTGGCCCAGAAACCCAAGGACCAGCCAGAGGCTGGGACAACTGAACTACCTCCTGCCAGCCCCACCCCAGAGCACAAAGGAGAATGA
- the ECM1 gene encoding extracellular matrix protein 1 isoform X5, with protein MPSPCPGMGSPRTAALVFVIWALGALASQGGPKPSQQREVIPQLSIFSQEEVGYAAPPAPPRSQSPKLNDPITSQHIFQGQEPVDYLFEDFPVQQAQSPQRILLETEIESTPNKAIPLQEEVQPLPFPIEQKEVDSSQHEEHPNGQGREMEHPSPESSSYNQPRHCPQDPRFGGWGHRLDGFPPGRPNPDNINQICLPDRKHVVYGPWNLPQTGHSHLSRQGNALNFLETGYTRCCHLKTDRLDCAMSVWADALFRFCESEFSVKTRAYSCCWLRGEARLSCFQENAPLPDYKLLQGPCPSHPPRPSSSLELSFPPGVPTPGNIRNICRFRRYRSIPRGLQMLEDLMPQLRAVAQLEGKFKRCCHQGDNHTCARQAWEDVLDHYCDEELAIKTHHHVCCHRSPISARDDCFARHAPYPNYDRDILTVDLSRITPDTMSQLCGHRKVLTKHKQIPGLIRNMTARCCELPPADQGACAEEEKSAFIEDLCGSRRDSWRDSDYCCEEKPGDEQTNCFNTHYLRNVALVAGVAQKPKDQPEAGTTELPPASPTPEHKGE; from the exons GACCCAAGCCTTCCCAACAGAGAGAGGTGATTCCACAGCTTTCCATTTTTAGCCAAGAAGAAG TTGGCTATGCAGCTCCCCCTGCCCCTCCCAGGTCCCAAAGCCCCAAGCTTAACGACCCCATCACATCCCAGCATATCTTTCAGGGACAGGAACCAG TGGATTACCTGTTTGAAGACTTTCCTGTGCAGCAGGCACAAAGCCCTCAGAGAATCCTTTTGGAGACCGAAA TAGAATCTACTCCTAATAAAGCCATACCTCTTCAAGAGGAAGTGCAGCCCCTTCCGTTCCCCATCGAGCAGAAAGAAG tcGATTCCTCTCAGCATGAAGAGCATCCCAATGGGCAGGGGAGAG AAATGGAACATCCTAGCCCAGAGTCCTCATCTTACAATCAGCCTCGTCACTGCCCTCAAGACCCCCGTTTCGGGGGCTGGGGTCACCGACTGGATGGCTTCCCCCCTGGGCGCCCTAACCCAGACAACATCAACCAGATCTGCCTCCCTGACCGCAAGCATGTGGTATATGGCCCTTGGAACCTGCCTCAGACCGGTCACTCCCACCTCAGCCGCCAGGGGAACGCCCTCAACTTTCTGGAGACGGGGTACACCCGTTGCTGCCACCTCAAAACGGACCGACTGGATTGTGCGATGTCTGTG TGGGCAGACGCCCTGTTTCGGTTCTGTGAGTCTGAGTTCTCAGTCAAGACCAGAGCCTACTCATGCTGCTGGCTTCGGGGAGAGGCCCGCCTCTCCTGCTTCCAAGAGAATGCCCCCCTGCCAGACTACAAGCTTCTCCAAGGGCCCTGCCCCAGTCACCCCCCCAGGCCTTCCTCCAGTCTGGAGTTGTCCTTCCCCCCGGGAGTCCCCACTCCGGGCAACATTAGGAACATCTGCCGTTTCCGTCGCTACCGATCTATTCCCCGAGGGCTTCAAATGCTGGAAGACCTTATGCCTCAGCTCCGGGCAGTGGCGCAGCTGGAGGGCAAATTCAAGCGCTGCTGCCACCAAGGAGACAACCACACCTGTGCCCGGCAGGCA TGGGAGGATGTTCTGGACCATTACTGTGATGAGGAACTGGCAATTAAGACCCACCATCACGTTTGTTGCCACCGCTCTCCCATCTCTGCCCGTGATGATTGCTTTGCTCGCCATGCTCCCTACCCCAACTACGACCGGGACATCTTGACCGTTGACCTCAGCCGGATTACTCCTGACACCATGAGCCAGCTCTGTGGACACCGAAAGGTCCTCACCAAGCA TAAGCAGATTCCTGGGCTCATCCGGAACATGACAGCCAGGTGCTGTGAACTGCCACCAGCGGACCAAGGGGCCTGTGCAGAGGAGGAG AAATCGGCCTTCATCGAAGACCTTTGTGGCTCCCGACGAGACTCGTGGAGGGATTCTGATTACTGTTGTGAGGAGAAGCCTGGAGATGAACAAACCAATTGCTTCAATACCCACTATCTAAGGAATGTGGCTTTGGTGGCCGGGGTGGCCCAGAAACCCAAGGACCAGCCAGAGGCTGGGACAACTGAACTACCTCCTGCCAGCCCCACCCCAGAGCACAAAGGAGAATGA
- the ECM1 gene encoding extracellular matrix protein 1 isoform X6: protein MPSPCPGMGSPRTAALVFVIWALGALASQGGPKPSQQREVIPQLSIFSQEEVGYAAPPAPPRSQSPKLNDPITSQHIFQGQEPVDYLFEDFPVQQAQSPQRILLETEKSTPNKAIPLQEEVQPLPFPIEQKEVDSSQHEEHPNGQGREMEHPSPESSSYNQPRHCPQDPRFGGWGHRLDGFPPGRPNPDNINQICLPDRKHVVYGPWNLPQTGHSHLSRQGNALNFLETGYTRCCHLKTDRLDCAMSVWADALFRFCESEFSVKTRAYSCCWLRGEARLSCFQENAPLPDYKLLQGPCPSHPPRPSSSLELSFPPGVPTPGNIRNICRFRRYRSIPRGLQMLEDLMPQLRAVAQLEGKFKRCCHQGDNHTCARQAWEDVLDHYCDEELAIKTHHHVCCHRSPISARDDCFARHAPYPNYDRDILTVDLSRITPDTMSQLCGHRKVLTKHKQIPGLIRNMTARCCELPPADQGACAEEEKSAFIEDLCGSRRDSWRDSDYCCEEKPGDEQTNCFNTHYLRNVALVAGVAQKPKDQPEAGTTELPPASPTPEHKGE, encoded by the exons GACCCAAGCCTTCCCAACAGAGAGAGGTGATTCCACAGCTTTCCATTTTTAGCCAAGAAGAAG TTGGCTATGCAGCTCCCCCTGCCCCTCCCAGGTCCCAAAGCCCCAAGCTTAACGACCCCATCACATCCCAGCATATCTTTCAGGGACAGGAACCAG TGGATTACCTGTTTGAAGACTTTCCTGTGCAGCAGGCACAAAGCCCTCAGAGAATCCTTTTGGAGACCGAAA AATCTACTCCTAATAAAGCCATACCTCTTCAAGAGGAAGTGCAGCCCCTTCCGTTCCCCATCGAGCAGAAAGAAG tcGATTCCTCTCAGCATGAAGAGCATCCCAATGGGCAGGGGAGAG AAATGGAACATCCTAGCCCAGAGTCCTCATCTTACAATCAGCCTCGTCACTGCCCTCAAGACCCCCGTTTCGGGGGCTGGGGTCACCGACTGGATGGCTTCCCCCCTGGGCGCCCTAACCCAGACAACATCAACCAGATCTGCCTCCCTGACCGCAAGCATGTGGTATATGGCCCTTGGAACCTGCCTCAGACCGGTCACTCCCACCTCAGCCGCCAGGGGAACGCCCTCAACTTTCTGGAGACGGGGTACACCCGTTGCTGCCACCTCAAAACGGACCGACTGGATTGTGCGATGTCTGTG TGGGCAGACGCCCTGTTTCGGTTCTGTGAGTCTGAGTTCTCAGTCAAGACCAGAGCCTACTCATGCTGCTGGCTTCGGGGAGAGGCCCGCCTCTCCTGCTTCCAAGAGAATGCCCCCCTGCCAGACTACAAGCTTCTCCAAGGGCCCTGCCCCAGTCACCCCCCCAGGCCTTCCTCCAGTCTGGAGTTGTCCTTCCCCCCGGGAGTCCCCACTCCGGGCAACATTAGGAACATCTGCCGTTTCCGTCGCTACCGATCTATTCCCCGAGGGCTTCAAATGCTGGAAGACCTTATGCCTCAGCTCCGGGCAGTGGCGCAGCTGGAGGGCAAATTCAAGCGCTGCTGCCACCAAGGAGACAACCACACCTGTGCCCGGCAGGCA TGGGAGGATGTTCTGGACCATTACTGTGATGAGGAACTGGCAATTAAGACCCACCATCACGTTTGTTGCCACCGCTCTCCCATCTCTGCCCGTGATGATTGCTTTGCTCGCCATGCTCCCTACCCCAACTACGACCGGGACATCTTGACCGTTGACCTCAGCCGGATTACTCCTGACACCATGAGCCAGCTCTGTGGACACCGAAAGGTCCTCACCAAGCA TAAGCAGATTCCTGGGCTCATCCGGAACATGACAGCCAGGTGCTGTGAACTGCCACCAGCGGACCAAGGGGCCTGTGCAGAGGAGGAG AAATCGGCCTTCATCGAAGACCTTTGTGGCTCCCGACGAGACTCGTGGAGGGATTCTGATTACTGTTGTGAGGAGAAGCCTGGAGATGAACAAACCAATTGCTTCAATACCCACTATCTAAGGAATGTGGCTTTGGTGGCCGGGGTGGCCCAGAAACCCAAGGACCAGCCAGAGGCTGGGACAACTGAACTACCTCCTGCCAGCCCCACCCCAGAGCACAAAGGAGAATGA
- the ECM1 gene encoding extracellular matrix protein 1 isoform X7, with protein sequence MPSPCPGMGSPRTAALVFVIWALGALASQGGPKPSQQREVIPQLSIFSQEEVGYAAPPAPPRSQSPKLNDPITSQHIFQGQEPVDYLFEDFPVQQAQSPQRILLETEIESPFHPPKDDGFSQQEQKEIDSSQHEEHPNGQGREMEHPSPESSSYNQPRHCPQDPRFGGWGHRLDGFPPGRPNPDNINQICLPDRKHVVYGPWNLPQTGHSHLSRQGNALNFLETGYTRCCHLKTDRLDCAMSVWADALFRFCESEFSVKTRAYSCCWLRGEARLSCFQENAPLPDYKLLQGPCPSHPPRPSSSLELSFPPGVPTPGNIRNICRFRRYRSIPRGLQMLEDLMPQLRAVAQLEGKFKRCCHQGDNHTCARQAWEDVLDHYCDEELAIKTHHHVCCHRSPISARDDCFARHAPYPNYDRDILTVDLSRITPDTMSQLCGHRKVLTKHKQIPGLIRNMTARCCELPPADQGACAEEEKSAFIEDLCGSRRDSWRDSDYCCEEKPGDEQTNCFNTHYLRNVALVAGVAQKPKDQPEAGTTELPPASPTPEHKGE encoded by the exons GACCCAAGCCTTCCCAACAGAGAGAGGTGATTCCACAGCTTTCCATTTTTAGCCAAGAAGAAG TTGGCTATGCAGCTCCCCCTGCCCCTCCCAGGTCCCAAAGCCCCAAGCTTAACGACCCCATCACATCCCAGCATATCTTTCAGGGACAGGAACCAG TGGATTACCTGTTTGAAGACTTTCCTGTGCAGCAGGCACAAAGCCCTCAGAGAATCCTTTTGGAGACCGAAA TAGAGTCTCCTTTCCACCCCCCAAAGGATGATGGGTTTTCCCAACAAGAGCAGAAAGAAA tcGATTCCTCTCAGCATGAAGAGCATCCCAATGGGCAGGGGAGAG AAATGGAACATCCTAGCCCAGAGTCCTCATCTTACAATCAGCCTCGTCACTGCCCTCAAGACCCCCGTTTCGGGGGCTGGGGTCACCGACTGGATGGCTTCCCCCCTGGGCGCCCTAACCCAGACAACATCAACCAGATCTGCCTCCCTGACCGCAAGCATGTGGTATATGGCCCTTGGAACCTGCCTCAGACCGGTCACTCCCACCTCAGCCGCCAGGGGAACGCCCTCAACTTTCTGGAGACGGGGTACACCCGTTGCTGCCACCTCAAAACGGACCGACTGGATTGTGCGATGTCTGTG TGGGCAGACGCCCTGTTTCGGTTCTGTGAGTCTGAGTTCTCAGTCAAGACCAGAGCCTACTCATGCTGCTGGCTTCGGGGAGAGGCCCGCCTCTCCTGCTTCCAAGAGAATGCCCCCCTGCCAGACTACAAGCTTCTCCAAGGGCCCTGCCCCAGTCACCCCCCCAGGCCTTCCTCCAGTCTGGAGTTGTCCTTCCCCCCGGGAGTCCCCACTCCGGGCAACATTAGGAACATCTGCCGTTTCCGTCGCTACCGATCTATTCCCCGAGGGCTTCAAATGCTGGAAGACCTTATGCCTCAGCTCCGGGCAGTGGCGCAGCTGGAGGGCAAATTCAAGCGCTGCTGCCACCAAGGAGACAACCACACCTGTGCCCGGCAGGCA TGGGAGGATGTTCTGGACCATTACTGTGATGAGGAACTGGCAATTAAGACCCACCATCACGTTTGTTGCCACCGCTCTCCCATCTCTGCCCGTGATGATTGCTTTGCTCGCCATGCTCCCTACCCCAACTACGACCGGGACATCTTGACCGTTGACCTCAGCCGGATTACTCCTGACACCATGAGCCAGCTCTGTGGACACCGAAAGGTCCTCACCAAGCA TAAGCAGATTCCTGGGCTCATCCGGAACATGACAGCCAGGTGCTGTGAACTGCCACCAGCGGACCAAGGGGCCTGTGCAGAGGAGGAG AAATCGGCCTTCATCGAAGACCTTTGTGGCTCCCGACGAGACTCGTGGAGGGATTCTGATTACTGTTGTGAGGAGAAGCCTGGAGATGAACAAACCAATTGCTTCAATACCCACTATCTAAGGAATGTGGCTTTGGTGGCCGGGGTGGCCCAGAAACCCAAGGACCAGCCAGAGGCTGGGACAACTGAACTACCTCCTGCCAGCCCCACCCCAGAGCACAAAGGAGAATGA